In the Arthrobacter sp. 31Y genome, one interval contains:
- the mpaD gene encoding daptide-type RiPP biosynthesis aminotransferase: MTQHSFDEASYTAVSADGVHVTFEDGRQRICAKSGLWNTNLGYGNQQISAAIAKELRTASYLPLFRTSHGKAVEASKVLLSLPAHDFQRVVFSTSGGAANDAAMKLARHYFVLNAQPERKLVVGLSGSYHGLTYGSQALSGDELGQSVYGVDRRNIRHIRFDDDGAELTRLMHREGHRIAAVIMEPVLGSGAESVPDAFVEEVIKHRDQHRFLLVADEVATGFGRVNGWFASDAWPQQPDIIVTSKGLTNGTSACAALLVAQRVTQRFDTTEAVFVHGETQAGTPATCAAILSTIVEMKRLDHLTLNKQVAEGLSKLIEELQRIPGVGNSTGRGCMRGLKLHSRNGMPLSSEGVLDVVRSIHQAGAIVQPGPGRIKLLPALTYTEENFEELQAAMEAGLLTAIRDGVFE; this comes from the coding sequence GTGACTCAGCACTCCTTCGATGAGGCCAGCTACACGGCAGTCAGCGCCGACGGCGTCCACGTCACCTTTGAGGACGGCCGGCAACGGATCTGCGCAAAGAGTGGTCTGTGGAACACCAACCTCGGCTATGGGAACCAACAGATATCCGCGGCCATTGCCAAGGAACTCCGCACGGCGTCCTACCTACCGCTTTTTCGTACCTCCCACGGGAAAGCCGTGGAGGCTTCAAAAGTCCTCCTGAGTCTGCCGGCACACGACTTCCAACGAGTGGTGTTCTCCACCTCCGGCGGAGCGGCCAACGATGCAGCAATGAAGCTCGCCCGCCACTATTTTGTGTTGAACGCGCAGCCGGAGAGGAAGCTCGTCGTGGGTCTGAGCGGCAGCTATCACGGGCTGACTTATGGAAGCCAAGCCCTCAGCGGCGACGAACTCGGGCAATCAGTGTACGGCGTGGACCGGCGCAATATCCGCCACATCAGATTCGACGACGACGGCGCGGAACTGACCCGGCTGATGCACAGGGAAGGCCACAGGATCGCCGCCGTCATCATGGAACCCGTTCTGGGTTCAGGCGCGGAGTCGGTGCCGGACGCTTTCGTCGAGGAAGTCATTAAGCACCGGGACCAGCACCGCTTCCTTCTGGTCGCGGATGAGGTTGCCACCGGCTTCGGGAGGGTGAACGGCTGGTTCGCCTCCGATGCGTGGCCCCAGCAGCCGGACATCATTGTCACGTCCAAAGGCCTGACGAACGGCACCAGCGCATGCGCCGCTCTTCTGGTGGCCCAACGTGTAACCCAACGCTTCGACACAACGGAGGCCGTCTTCGTTCATGGAGAAACCCAGGCCGGAACCCCGGCAACGTGTGCCGCCATCCTCAGCACCATCGTTGAGATGAAGCGGCTGGACCACCTCACCCTGAACAAGCAGGTGGCGGAAGGCCTCAGTAAGCTCATTGAGGAACTTCAACGCATCCCAGGCGTAGGCAACTCAACCGGCCGGGGCTGCATGCGTGGCCTGAAGCTTCACTCCAGAAACGGCATGCCCCTCTCTTCCGAGGGAGTCTTGGACGTGGTGAGGAGCATCCACCAGGCCGGCGCCATAGTGCAGCCAGGGCCTGGCCGAATCAAGCTGTTGCCAGCACTCACCTATACCGAAGAGAACTTCGAAGAGCTCCAAGCAGCAATGGAAGCCGGCTTGCTCACTGCCATCCGGGACGGAGTCTTCGAATGA
- the mpaC gene encoding daptide-type RiPP biosynthesis dehydogenase, whose protein sequence is MIADHGLRTRCVISDDGMAPKYIGSLTRGRTGLVVDTGLEVHRNNLLAGDLKRSAVLELSAAPVTVETLRKVGSFIRENGLQTIVGLGGGSVLDAVKLAALFTADPGLTIFAERHAKRSGLLVLPPITNPKERPRTILMPSTVGTGAEVSAVACLDTAVGRRLVASPNLAGDVAMLDAGHLATLPKYLVFEGLLEAFLRVVGTMVGSQHSIFDDDGQVLIQRMVRLGERLTLHDAPELRLTAARLSMETHTGWALMGRNPYGARHWYLANELAYVTGARKMTATASVIGPIWEEIANGAAAWGDRRRLQQLWALVAEAVPDLDRDPAPGINDLMRRWGIAGLEAISRETLLRTTDAAIRNWGGALPMLRGVDAAQIHHVLTTAARRHHVLSGPTGEPRAGKREEVST, encoded by the coding sequence ATGATTGCCGATCACGGATTGAGGACCCGTTGCGTCATATCCGACGACGGCATGGCACCCAAGTACATCGGCAGCCTCACTCGCGGGAGAACGGGCTTGGTTGTAGATACGGGGCTCGAAGTACACCGCAATAATCTCCTCGCAGGTGACCTCAAACGATCAGCCGTCCTGGAACTGTCCGCAGCGCCAGTCACGGTGGAAACGCTGAGGAAGGTTGGCAGTTTCATCCGCGAAAACGGACTTCAGACCATCGTCGGGCTAGGAGGTGGCTCAGTGCTGGACGCTGTAAAGCTAGCCGCGCTCTTCACCGCAGACCCGGGGTTGACCATATTTGCCGAGCGTCACGCCAAGCGCTCCGGCCTGTTGGTGTTGCCGCCCATCACGAACCCCAAGGAGCGCCCCAGGACCATTCTCATGCCGTCCACAGTGGGGACCGGCGCTGAAGTCAGCGCTGTAGCGTGCCTGGACACCGCCGTCGGACGCCGTTTGGTTGCCTCGCCAAACTTGGCAGGTGACGTTGCAATGCTCGACGCCGGGCACCTCGCAACCCTGCCCAAGTATTTGGTTTTTGAGGGTCTGCTTGAAGCTTTCCTGAGAGTGGTTGGGACGATGGTTGGCAGCCAGCACAGCATCTTCGACGACGACGGCCAGGTCCTCATCCAACGGATGGTCCGCTTGGGAGAGCGCTTGACGCTGCACGACGCGCCGGAGCTGAGGCTGACCGCGGCCCGCCTCAGCATGGAGACGCACACAGGATGGGCCCTCATGGGCCGTAATCCCTACGGGGCGAGGCACTGGTACCTCGCGAACGAGCTCGCATACGTGACTGGTGCGCGAAAAATGACGGCGACTGCCTCCGTGATCGGTCCCATCTGGGAGGAAATCGCGAACGGCGCAGCAGCCTGGGGCGACCGGCGACGCCTCCAACAACTTTGGGCCTTGGTCGCCGAGGCAGTGCCTGATCTGGACAGGGACCCAGCTCCCGGCATCAACGATCTGATGCGCCGGTGGGGAATCGCCGGACTCGAGGCCATCAGCAGGGAAACGCTGCTCCGAACCACGGACGCAGCCATCCGAAATTGGGGCGGAGCGCTTCCCATGCTGCGCGGCGTTGACGCCGCGCAGATTCACCACGTCCTCACCACAGCGGCGAGAAGACACCACGTCTTGTCAGGCCCCACGGGCGAACCACGAGCGGGCAAGAGGGAGGAGGTGAGTACATGA
- a CDS encoding TY-Chap domain-containing protein, whose amino-acid sequence MTSLIRPGRYAVLDGVEYRLQPRGDAWVLWTDQPTPGFSAAGKGGFIREIAPEEQLECHDVDHRGTYRGLIIEVHQTGPQGLMVSSLEPSAGDEGFERLDSRDPGRVKNIPHDDPDLLFSTVRTRVPMPWAERTLSEQATFDWNDFRDRLVVTLRGLPDRVILIIASNVYPNRYMQFARQGDRLDAEAPGKDVVVNAVESVLKDAGWQAPGVAQPNWSAVLPLPALTSEYRELAERCVAALRDSYGVKSPDDLSYRAWREAEQMPVGQTWSAERVAGMDPGSDSLEIPGLGVDSNHRGSKGTVERERRPTLWVSSLDDPLVEEFLSTPPMKTVNPRVKLSLLTHPDGVLEWRNLAMTKAIAVTDDGSLELRHASLNRTKVVARSDSVRPFVLDLVQGMLWPEKQIATFDDAPGVDVKVGPNGTEIRWGRGHWVDFIGGFETFRVAYPLIHMLNATDAEIVQSIEAANGRPLFRTGETLKDAAAAAGYNFSFFSYSAWRVWLERAKSENMKRGGNT is encoded by the coding sequence ATGACATCGCTCATCAGACCAGGACGCTATGCCGTCCTTGACGGCGTTGAGTATCGGCTCCAGCCCCGAGGAGATGCTTGGGTGTTGTGGACGGATCAGCCAACGCCGGGTTTCAGTGCTGCGGGTAAGGGCGGATTCATCCGTGAGATCGCTCCGGAGGAGCAGTTGGAGTGCCATGACGTCGATCATCGTGGCACGTATCGGGGCTTGATCATCGAAGTCCATCAGACTGGCCCACAAGGACTCATGGTGAGCAGCTTGGAGCCCTCGGCGGGCGACGAGGGGTTTGAGCGACTTGATTCCCGTGACCCTGGCCGGGTGAAGAATATCCCCCATGATGACCCGGATCTCCTTTTCAGCACTGTCCGGACACGGGTGCCGATGCCTTGGGCTGAGCGGACACTGAGCGAGCAGGCGACGTTCGACTGGAACGATTTCCGGGACCGGCTCGTGGTCACGCTCCGGGGCTTACCGGACCGTGTCATTCTGATCATCGCCTCCAACGTGTACCCGAACAGGTATATGCAATTTGCGAGGCAGGGCGACCGTCTTGACGCAGAGGCTCCAGGGAAAGATGTGGTGGTTAACGCCGTCGAGTCCGTGCTCAAGGACGCCGGTTGGCAGGCACCCGGGGTTGCACAGCCGAATTGGTCCGCCGTCCTCCCGCTTCCGGCGTTGACCTCCGAGTACCGTGAGCTCGCGGAGCGGTGCGTGGCCGCGTTGCGGGACTCGTACGGCGTCAAGAGCCCTGACGACCTCAGCTATCGGGCCTGGCGTGAGGCAGAGCAGATGCCAGTAGGACAAACTTGGTCGGCGGAACGGGTAGCCGGGATGGACCCAGGTTCCGATTCCTTGGAAATCCCCGGCCTGGGTGTCGACTCGAACCACCGCGGCTCGAAGGGGACTGTGGAACGAGAGCGCAGGCCAACCCTATGGGTCAGCTCCCTGGACGACCCCCTGGTCGAGGAATTTCTCAGTACCCCGCCCATGAAGACGGTCAACCCCCGGGTGAAGCTGAGCCTCCTAACCCACCCCGACGGTGTTCTGGAATGGAGGAACCTGGCGATGACGAAGGCCATCGCGGTGACCGACGATGGCAGCCTGGAACTGCGTCATGCCAGCCTCAACCGCACGAAAGTAGTGGCCCGGTCTGACTCCGTTCGGCCCTTCGTCCTGGACCTGGTGCAGGGGATGCTCTGGCCGGAGAAACAGATAGCCACCTTTGACGATGCGCCTGGGGTAGACGTAAAAGTCGGGCCCAACGGTACGGAGATTCGTTGGGGACGCGGCCATTGGGTGGATTTCATCGGCGGCTTCGAGACCTTCCGAGTGGCCTACCCCCTGATTCACATGCTCAATGCCACCGACGCCGAGATTGTTCAGTCAATAGAGGCCGCTAACGGTCGCCCCCTTTTCCGCACGGGTGAGACTTTGAAGGATGCCGCTGCCGCGGCCGGGTACAACTTCAGCTTTTTCAGCTACTCCGCTTGGAGGGTCTGGCTGGAAAGGGCAAAGAGCGAAAACATGAAAAGAGGAGGAAACACGTGA
- a CDS encoding DUF6301 family protein, whose protein sequence is MTWKSMPPAEVCDIMDFWIAAPWPLTEAEAQRRAVERFGWTIDDENGSSYLMNTVSNFTTADVMTIAYKNVMRELSFDTSDTIRDITPESTDFLNDAFTLMVREGEAKWGKPALRDSEKAKTARWNVHGGARVTFGFLPRGLSARFETPHGAEVERKLGDV, encoded by the coding sequence GTGACCTGGAAATCAATGCCCCCCGCTGAGGTCTGCGACATCATGGACTTCTGGATTGCTGCGCCATGGCCCTTGACGGAGGCCGAGGCCCAACGACGTGCCGTGGAGCGGTTCGGGTGGACCATCGACGACGAGAACGGCAGCTCGTACCTGATGAACACTGTTTCCAACTTTACGACCGCTGATGTCATGACCATCGCGTACAAGAACGTGATGAGGGAATTGAGCTTCGACACGTCGGACACCATCCGGGACATCACGCCGGAATCCACTGATTTCCTCAATGATGCTTTCACCCTCATGGTCCGCGAGGGCGAAGCGAAATGGGGGAAGCCAGCCTTACGGGATTCCGAAAAAGCTAAAACTGCTCGGTGGAACGTCCACGGCGGTGCTCGCGTCACCTTCGGCTTCTTACCTAGGGGTCTTTCCGCAAGGTTCGAAACACCCCACGGCGCGGAAGTGGAGCGGAAACTCGGCGACGTCTAA
- a CDS encoding enoyl-CoA hydratase/isomerase family protein, producing the protein MSQDVLFELIDSTAIITLNRPDKLNAWTEAMRGELIGYLEGLKGNDEIRTVILTGSGRAFCAGQDLAETASMNPEDHESAEAWIDGFDRLYRAVRNLDQITIAAVNGVAAGSGFQYSLLADLRVGDSKVRMGQPEVLSGIPSITGIWAMWSILGKSKTSQFVLTGELVDAAEAQRLGLLNYLADDGGVLAYAKDLASRLSLLPPGAVRLTKNRLRSLEDDDLADAMAEAKRVHREAYGTGEPQREMARFLAGRR; encoded by the coding sequence ATGTCTCAGGACGTCCTCTTCGAACTCATCGACTCCACGGCCATCATCACCCTCAACCGCCCAGACAAGCTCAATGCGTGGACCGAAGCGATGCGCGGCGAACTCATCGGCTACTTGGAAGGCCTCAAGGGCAACGACGAAATCCGCACGGTCATCCTCACCGGCAGCGGCCGCGCGTTCTGCGCCGGGCAGGACCTGGCCGAGACCGCGTCCATGAACCCCGAGGATCACGAGTCCGCGGAAGCTTGGATCGACGGCTTCGACCGCCTCTACCGGGCCGTCCGCAACCTGGACCAGATCACCATCGCCGCAGTTAACGGCGTGGCCGCCGGCTCCGGCTTCCAATACTCACTGCTCGCGGACCTCCGCGTCGGCGACTCCAAAGTCCGCATGGGCCAGCCCGAAGTCCTCTCCGGCATCCCGAGCATCACCGGCATCTGGGCCATGTGGAGCATCCTCGGCAAGTCCAAGACCTCCCAATTCGTCCTCACCGGCGAGCTGGTGGATGCTGCCGAGGCACAGCGGCTCGGCCTCCTTAACTACTTGGCGGACGACGGCGGCGTGCTGGCTTACGCCAAGGACCTCGCCTCGCGCTTGAGCCTCCTTCCCCCGGGCGCAGTCCGCCTGACGAAGAACCGCTTGCGCAGCCTGGAAGATGACGACCTCGCCGATGCGATGGCCGAAGCCAAGCGCGTTCACCGCGAGGCTTATGGCACCGGTGAACCGCAGCGCGAGATGGCCCGCTTCCTTGCCGGCCGCCGCTGA
- a CDS encoding acyl-CoA synthetase, which produces MKTATQDRYTELRNSHRWEVPELYNMAVDVADRHPRDKRALILESAVEGQREVSWGEIQDRSRQIAATLQAAGIKKGDRVAVLLPQRSDTPAAYLGVLRTGAILVTMSLLWAAESIRFRLEDSGASVIIAEESAKHLFGDYEGSFIDIDGPAIKDAPTEFQDVETKADDPALIFYTSGTTGRAKGIVHAHRTLLGHNEFEYCHQIGDGDVFYGAGDWAWSLAKLMGPLRLGATHLVFRPNGGFDPAALLDSMSRHRVASALVNPTFLRKMREDVPDAGTRFPLSLRTVCSSNEPLTPDLITWFEGQYGVTLLDYYGSTESYPLLGNYPDVPVKPGSMGRPLPGWEVRLLDDNEQEVPTGETGEICLRARSNPQFPLGYWNMPEASATAFGGGWYHTKDQAYADDDGYVWFLGRTDDVIKTSGYRVGPYELEAVIRELDPVRDVSVTGVPDELRGQSIKAWIELMPGHAGGVELSDTIVAHVKENFSRFAYPRFIEYVSALPKSATGKVQRAQLRELPHVVASPRLEGQQS; this is translated from the coding sequence ATGAAAACAGCAACCCAAGACCGCTACACCGAGCTGCGGAACAGCCACCGCTGGGAGGTGCCCGAGCTCTACAACATGGCCGTCGACGTCGCCGACCGGCACCCAAGGGACAAGCGTGCGCTCATCCTGGAGTCCGCCGTCGAAGGTCAACGCGAGGTGAGCTGGGGCGAAATTCAGGACCGATCCCGGCAGATCGCGGCCACCCTGCAAGCAGCGGGGATCAAGAAGGGCGACCGCGTGGCCGTCCTCCTCCCGCAGCGTTCGGACACCCCAGCCGCGTACCTCGGCGTGCTGCGGACCGGAGCCATCCTGGTCACCATGTCCTTGCTCTGGGCTGCAGAGTCTATCCGTTTCCGGCTGGAGGACAGCGGCGCGTCGGTGATCATCGCCGAGGAGTCCGCGAAGCACCTCTTCGGGGACTACGAGGGCTCGTTCATCGACATTGACGGCCCGGCCATCAAGGATGCACCCACCGAGTTCCAGGATGTCGAAACCAAAGCCGACGACCCAGCCCTTATCTTTTACACCTCGGGTACCACTGGCCGGGCGAAGGGGATCGTCCACGCCCACCGCACGCTGCTCGGCCACAATGAGTTCGAGTACTGCCACCAGATTGGCGACGGTGATGTTTTCTATGGAGCAGGGGATTGGGCGTGGTCGCTCGCCAAGTTGATGGGCCCGCTCCGCCTCGGCGCCACGCACCTCGTCTTCCGACCCAACGGTGGATTCGACCCCGCGGCCCTGCTGGACAGCATGAGCCGCCACCGCGTCGCCAGTGCGCTGGTCAACCCGACGTTCCTGCGGAAGATGCGCGAAGACGTGCCCGACGCCGGTACTCGCTTCCCGCTGTCCCTGCGGACAGTTTGCTCGTCCAATGAGCCCCTGACGCCGGACCTGATCACGTGGTTCGAGGGGCAATACGGGGTGACGCTGCTGGATTACTACGGTTCAACTGAGTCGTACCCGCTGCTGGGCAACTACCCGGACGTGCCGGTGAAGCCAGGCTCCATGGGCCGTCCACTCCCTGGATGGGAGGTCCGGCTGCTGGACGACAACGAGCAGGAAGTTCCCACTGGCGAGACCGGCGAGATCTGCCTCCGGGCGCGCTCCAACCCCCAATTTCCCTTGGGATACTGGAACATGCCGGAGGCGTCCGCCACCGCATTCGGGGGCGGCTGGTACCACACCAAGGACCAGGCCTACGCGGATGACGACGGTTATGTCTGGTTCCTGGGGAGGACCGATGACGTCATCAAAACGTCAGGCTACCGAGTTGGACCCTATGAGCTGGAGGCGGTCATCCGCGAACTCGATCCTGTGCGGGACGTGTCCGTCACCGGTGTACCCGACGAGCTCCGCGGCCAGTCCATCAAAGCCTGGATCGAGCTGATGCCCGGTCACGCTGGGGGAGTGGAACTGAGCGACACCATCGTGGCCCATGTGAAGGAGAACTTCTCCCGCTTCGCGTATCCACGGTTTATTGAATACGTCTCCGCGCTGCCGAAATCGGCCACCGGAAAAGTCCAGCGGGCCCAGCTCCGCGAACTCCCACACGTTGTAGCCTCTCCCCGCCTCGAAGGACAACAATCATGA
- a CDS encoding daptide-type RiPP, with protein MIASSNLQLSIEELENLDTPDDTPWYIRVGDVIIIAGVVVGLAAT; from the coding sequence ATGATCGCATCCTCGAACCTTCAGCTGAGCATCGAAGAGCTGGAGAACCTCGACACCCCGGACGATACACCGTGGTACATCCGCGTTGGCGACGTCATCATCATCGCCGGCGTCGTCGTCGGCCTCGCCGCTACCTAA
- a CDS encoding DUF6301 family protein, with translation MEDVLGFGSGKDKMTELVMWKAMPPAEVCDLMDFWAAVAWPLTHEEVQRLAVERFGWSIEVEDGTRYLMNHVSGFTIPDVSTIGSKGDLSYITLRISDVIRQITPESTEFLGDNFALVVCEGRQRWGSPHIRKVQGGESASWNLPSGARITVNLNPKSLSAMFHTPQGVELDRNSGY, from the coding sequence TTGGAAGACGTTCTGGGGTTTGGCTCTGGGAAGGACAAAATGACAGAACTCGTGATGTGGAAAGCAATGCCCCCAGCCGAGGTCTGCGACCTCATGGACTTCTGGGCCGCCGTTGCCTGGCCGCTGACGCACGAGGAGGTGCAGCGCCTCGCCGTCGAGCGCTTCGGCTGGAGCATCGAGGTGGAAGATGGCACTCGCTATTTGATGAATCATGTTTCAGGATTCACTATCCCGGACGTTTCGACGATTGGGAGCAAGGGAGACCTCAGCTACATCACCTTACGGATATCGGACGTTATTCGTCAGATCACACCGGAGTCCACGGAATTTCTTGGTGACAATTTTGCGCTCGTGGTGTGTGAAGGCCGGCAGCGCTGGGGAAGCCCACATATCCGGAAGGTCCAGGGCGGGGAGTCAGCAAGCTGGAATCTGCCTTCAGGTGCGCGCATTACTGTGAACCTCAATCCGAAAAGCCTCAGCGCAATGTTCCATACTCCACAAGGCGTTGAGCTCGATCGGAATTCGGGGTACTGA
- a CDS encoding MFS transporter: MNTMTEKVADTESSPRRSLKRVAAAAAVGNFVEWFDSAAYAVMSVTIAKLFFPDYSTTASLLAVWAIFAGGFIARPLGAAFFGRYGDRIGRNKMLGLCVLIMSAATFCIGILPTFAVIGVWAPILLFLFRAVQGFTTGGEYTGSSAFIVEYAPEGKRATYASIIPATVGLASVAGALLGVAITSTLSTADLQAWGWRIPFLLAAPLGLIGLYIRSRVDDTPVFRGLENKGEVAKRPLGDAIRMCSRQIFTLFGYSITNAIAYYLMSSYMIAYMSSSLGYSSAESMITSVITMLVYTAVCPLAARASDRYGRKRMLLVACVGFVVMTIPAFSIMPLGLGFAILGTSVLGALVAVIGTSNVPALVEMFPSSVRASGSAIGYTLAYVLFGGTAPFVATGLVAGFGSPLAPAFYLMGMALVSAVVVVLFFRETKDLSLSRTTVL; the protein is encoded by the coding sequence ATGAATACGATGACCGAGAAAGTTGCTGACACTGAGTCTTCCCCCCGGCGCAGCCTGAAGCGCGTTGCCGCGGCAGCCGCCGTCGGGAATTTCGTGGAATGGTTCGACTCCGCGGCTTATGCGGTCATGTCCGTCACCATCGCGAAGCTCTTCTTCCCGGATTACTCCACGACGGCGTCGCTCCTGGCCGTGTGGGCGATCTTCGCCGGCGGTTTCATCGCCAGGCCGCTCGGGGCGGCTTTCTTCGGACGCTACGGCGACCGGATTGGCCGCAACAAGATGCTCGGCCTGTGCGTGCTGATCATGAGCGCGGCGACGTTCTGCATCGGAATCCTGCCGACGTTTGCGGTGATTGGCGTGTGGGCTCCGATTTTGCTGTTCCTGTTCCGCGCGGTTCAGGGGTTCACCACCGGTGGTGAGTACACGGGCTCCTCGGCGTTCATCGTCGAATACGCGCCGGAAGGCAAGCGGGCGACGTACGCCAGCATTATCCCGGCCACTGTTGGCCTGGCTTCGGTTGCAGGTGCATTGCTGGGTGTGGCGATCACGTCCACGTTGAGCACTGCTGATTTGCAGGCTTGGGGCTGGCGGATCCCGTTCCTGCTAGCAGCGCCGCTGGGCTTGATTGGGCTGTACATCCGTTCCAGGGTTGATGACACTCCGGTGTTCCGTGGATTGGAGAATAAGGGCGAGGTCGCCAAGCGGCCGTTGGGCGACGCCATCCGCATGTGCTCCCGCCAGATCTTCACACTCTTCGGCTACAGCATCACCAACGCCATCGCTTACTACCTGATGAGCAGTTACATGATCGCGTACATGAGCTCGAGTCTTGGGTATTCATCGGCCGAATCAATGATCACCAGTGTGATCACCATGCTGGTGTACACGGCAGTCTGCCCGCTGGCCGCTCGTGCCAGTGACCGTTACGGCCGCAAACGGATGCTTCTGGTGGCGTGTGTTGGCTTCGTGGTGATGACCATTCCGGCCTTCTCCATTATGCCGCTGGGTCTCGGTTTCGCAATCCTGGGGACGAGTGTTCTGGGTGCCCTGGTGGCCGTGATCGGTACGTCCAATGTGCCCGCACTGGTGGAAATGTTCCCGTCGTCAGTCCGGGCCTCCGGTTCGGCCATTGGTTACACGTTGGCCTATGTTCTGTTCGGCGGAACCGCTCCGTTTGTTGCCACCGGGTTGGTAGCGGGCTTCGGCTCACCCTTGGCCCCGGCCTTCTACCTGATGGGCATGGCACTGGTGTCCGCAGTAGTTGTGGTCCTGTTCTTCCGGGAGACAAAGGACCTGTCTCTGTCGCGGACCACGGTTTTGTAG
- a CDS encoding daptide-type RiPP, with protein sequence MNSTALKALDLNIQELEAMDVPDDWDERIKGITAGLALVGIAIGIT encoded by the coding sequence ATGAACAGCACAGCACTCAAAGCGTTGGACCTCAACATCCAGGAGCTGGAGGCCATGGATGTCCCGGATGACTGGGACGAACGAATCAAAGGCATCACGGCAGGACTGGCCTTGGTGGGAATCGCGATAGGCATCACCTGA
- a CDS encoding daptide-type RiPP, translating to MQNQLNISVQEIESMDTPDFNNWFIGVTQGVAIGVIAVSIT from the coding sequence ATGCAAAATCAGCTCAACATCTCTGTTCAAGAGATCGAGTCGATGGACACCCCGGACTTCAACAACTGGTTCATCGGGGTGACCCAAGGAGTTGCCATCGGCGTGATCGCCGTCAGCATCACCTAA
- the mpaB gene encoding daptide biosynthesis RiPP recognition protein: MTTIGVGELKLSQQQSIAAAVDQWITGVPGRIPGHVIFVENPEHTDYAKTLAGEGSTILVLNGDKTDEGIVPVSGSFDAAGEELLVDGTLSLEIQDYVAIPFVNLVGVTLVRITTEEDWQAFFDDAEEAFRSGHFVQQLTEVNAVLAERRLLSGAAKDNLVLARLHITWDGSVRTGPYGTKIGKVGDSLPDIRVRAVSLRPESAVAAVHYPWDIQDSLEAKPWIPRYLAALDAWKFIPREDRATTSLVGFGVSLYGATLKEGVPSASAPFILKGAAEHTLLDTKTGRLFSIGTDAAAIIEAVSNVRDIKGAARVVAPALKVSAGVAEGAARAVVTHFEQLGIDIMGALR; encoded by the coding sequence ATGACAACTATTGGGGTTGGGGAATTGAAGCTGAGTCAGCAACAGAGCATTGCCGCCGCCGTGGATCAGTGGATTACGGGGGTACCCGGACGAATTCCGGGTCACGTCATTTTTGTTGAGAATCCCGAGCACACCGATTACGCAAAGACGCTGGCCGGTGAGGGCTCTACGATTTTGGTTCTGAACGGGGACAAAACCGACGAAGGCATCGTCCCGGTATCGGGGTCCTTCGATGCCGCTGGGGAAGAGCTCTTGGTGGATGGCACCCTCAGTTTGGAAATCCAAGACTATGTGGCCATCCCTTTTGTGAACCTCGTGGGCGTGACGTTAGTCAGGATCACCACAGAGGAAGACTGGCAGGCCTTTTTCGACGACGCAGAAGAGGCTTTCCGTTCCGGCCATTTTGTCCAGCAACTCACCGAGGTCAACGCTGTCCTGGCGGAGCGACGCCTGTTGAGCGGGGCCGCAAAGGACAACCTGGTGCTGGCCCGGCTTCACATCACGTGGGATGGTTCCGTCAGGACCGGGCCCTACGGAACCAAAATCGGCAAGGTAGGTGATTCGCTGCCAGACATCAGGGTCCGGGCCGTTTCGCTGAGGCCGGAGTCCGCTGTCGCCGCTGTTCATTACCCCTGGGACATTCAAGACTCCCTTGAAGCCAAGCCCTGGATCCCGCGCTACCTTGCCGCTTTGGATGCTTGGAAGTTCATCCCCCGTGAAGACAGGGCCACCACAAGCCTGGTCGGATTCGGCGTCAGTCTTTACGGTGCCACCCTCAAGGAGGGCGTGCCGTCGGCGAGCGCTCCCTTTATCCTCAAGGGGGCAGCGGAGCACACCTTGCTGGATACGAAAACAGGCCGGCTGTTCTCGATCGGCACGGACGCCGCTGCCATCATTGAGGCCGTCTCCAATGTGAGGGACATCAAGGGCGCCGCCAGGGTGGTGGCACCCGCTCTCAAGGTTTCAGCAGGTGTGGCTGAAGGTGCCGCCAGAGCAGTGGTCACACACTTCGAACAACTCGGTATCGACATTATGGGTGCGCTCCGATGA